ATGGATATCTCTGATGCCGAAAGTATTCCATTTAGAATAATCAGGGCTAAAATAATAATTGCTTCGGTAAGCATAATGAGTTGAAGTTTTTGCTACGGCTAATTTACGGAAAAGACTAGCTAAATAGTAGGATTATTATAATTATGTGGAACGTTCATAAAAAAAGCCGTATTGCTTTCAATACGGCTTTTATAATAGTGAGCGTGTCTTTTTAATTACATTCCACTATCATCTAACATAAAAGTGTTTTTCTTGGTTTTCCACTTTCCTTTAGTGAAATCAGGGAATTCCAAGGTACTATTTCCTTTCGCAATAGACTCGGTAGATAAAGGAAATACTGCACTCATGGTTACAGAATCGTATACATCAATTGGCGTCTGTACCTTTTGTTTCACGGATTGAATGAACGCATTGAATACAAACCAGTCCATACCGCCATGACCAGAACCATTTGCTAATTCTTCATATTTTTTCCAAATTGGGTGGTCATATTTCTTTACCCATTCGTCTGCAGGATCCCACGTGTGCGGTTTAGATTTACCTTCGATATGTATACCCTTGGCAACATCCATCCAAATTCCATCTGTTCCTTGTACGCGAAAACCGATAGAATAGGGTCTTGGTAAGTGTGTATCGTGCGTCAATAGCATGGTTTCTCCATTCGCACATTGTAACATCGTTTGAGTGATATCCCCATTTTTGTAATTGATTTTACCATTAGGGTGCCCTGGTGCAACTTTATTGACATATGCCGCCAATCCACGCGCTTTGCTTGAGTAAGAAGTAATATGCGTGAATCTGTTTCCTTTGTTTATGTCTACAAATTGCATGATCGGGCCTAAACCATGAGTAGGGTAAAGATCGCCGTCTTGGTCGATGTTGAATTGTGTGCGCCATTGCGCCTCTGAAATTGCTTTTGGACCATACTCGACTCCGTGACCGTAATAATTTTTTCCGTCGTTGAAAAGCACTTCACGTAAATCATGTTGATAGCCCCCTTCAAGATGTAATAATTCACCGAAAAGTCCCTGTCTATGCATGTTTAATACAGCAAGTACATCGCGCCGAAACGCTACATTTTCCAATGTCATGTAAGGTTTTCCGGTTTCTTCGGAAACTTTGACAACGTCCCAATGATCTTGCACAGTTAAACCGGCAATAACCTCACAGCCTACATATAATCCTGCCTTCATTGCGTCAATGGATTGGTCTTTGTGAAACTGCCAAGGAGTGGCAATAATAACGGCATCTAACTTTTCACTGCTTAACATCTTTTTGTAAGACTCTTTACCGCCAGTATATTCTTTTGGAAGTTTAGTTCCCTTTGCATTAAATTGTTTACGGCATTGGGCTAATGATTCTTCTTGAGTGTCACAGATCGCCACAATTTCTAGATCATCTCTATTTAGTGCAATTTGCACATGATTACGTCCTCGAAGACCTACGCCAATAAACCCAATTTTTATCTTACCATTTGTTTGTGCAAATAAGTCTGTACTTGAAAGGACACCGATTCCAGCTGTAGTGATGGCAGTCGACCTTATGAAATTTCTTCTATCCATTGTTTTGAGATATAGGGAGTTTGTATATTAGTTATTTACTTGTTAAAACAGTCTGTTGGACTGGCTATGCTAAACAAATATATTATTTCATTTGTGATAAATGAATGTGCAAACGTTTGCTTAATTTTAATAAATTTCATGCAAACGTTTGATTGAAATAAAAATTATCATTTATTAATTCAATTTGTGATATTGCAAGCACATTGATGATTTAAAAACATAGTTTAATGTCTGATTTTAACCAATTAGTAATAGAGCGCGCAGCAAAACAATTCACATTAGGAGGAGATATCATTTCGGTGCAACCATTTGGTTCTGGTCATATCAACGATACTTACCGAGTAATGACTACTGAATATACCCAGGTATCGTACTTATTGCAACGGATTAATCACCATGTTTTCCCTAATGTGGATGGATTAATGCATAATATAGCGCTAGTTACCAAACATCTTAGCGAAAAAGTTAAAGTCGCAAAGGGCAAAAGAGTCAGTGATCACGTATTAACCATTGTCCCTACAATAGACGGGAATCTGTATATCCAAGATGATCCTGGAAATTATTGGCGTATGTTTATCTTAATTGAAGATACGAAGAGTTATGATATTGTAGAAACTGAAATTCAAGCAGCGGAGGGCGGGCGTGCTTTTGGTCTTTTCCAAAAGCAGTTGTCGGATTTGGATGCGTCACTGATCATTGAAGTTCTTCCTAACTTTCATAATATAGATTTTAGACTTGAAAATCTTCGGAAAGCGATTGCTAAAGACACCTGTAAGCGCGTAGCATTGGTGAAGGACAGATTAGATTTTATTTTTAGCCGCGAAGATCGGATGCAAACCATTCTTCAACTTGGTAGCAAGGGTAAACTTCCCCTGCGCATAACCCATAATGATACCAAGTTTAATAATGTGCTCTTGGATCATCATGATAAAATGCAATGCGTGATAGATTTGGATACGGTAATGCCTGGATATGTTGCGTACGACTTCGGTGATGCTATTCGGACGATTATAAATCCTGTTGCGGAAGATGAAATCGATGTATCTAAAATTAGCCTTAATTTGGCTTTGTATAAAGCTTATGCAGAAGGTTATCTCGAAGAAGCTAATGACTTTTTGACTACTTTGGAAAAAGAAACATTGGTAGATGGGGCTTTTTTATTGCCTTTTATGCAAGGCGTACGTTTTTTAACGGACTATTTGGAAGGCGACCATTATTACAAAACAAAGTACGAGGATCACAATCTCGTGCGTACGAATACGCAACTGAAGCTGGTAGAAGAGATGGAAAGGAATGAAGCGTTTATGCGTAAGGTTGTTTTTGATTGCATTTAACAATTTTATACCTTTAATCATCTTGGAAGCTTCCATCAAGTCGATGAAGCTTCTTTTTTTCAAAAAACAAAGTTGAATGAAGAAATTGACTATTTTGCCTATTGCAGCTGATTTGACAAAAAATCTTGATTATAAGACCTTGTCAGAGCTCATGAGTGATCTCAAAACACAATCGCTGAGTTGTAACAACTGGAGCGAATCCTTTCCATACAGACCCGAAGTACAATTTAAAATTGGTTACACAGCGGAGTACCTAGTGTTGCAATACGAGGTCATCGAAGAACAGCTTCGCGGCAACTATTCTGAAGCCAATCAAAATGTATGGGAAGACAGCTGTGTGGAATTTTTTGTGTCATTTGATGGTTGTAAGCATTATTACAACATAGAATTTAATTTAATTGGAACTGGATTGATCGGTTATGGTACTGCCGAAAAAGCAGCAAGAAATAGGTTAGATACGAGTGAGATAGAAAAGGTTCGTACCTTTTCCTTAATAATGCGTAATGGTAGTGATAAGCGATGGACGATGATTGAGGTAATCCCGCTTTCTATATTTAAGTTTGACGAACTTGTAAACTTGAAAGGTAAAAAAATTCATGGTAATTTCTATAAATGTGGTGATCACCTCAAACAGCCACATTTTATCTCCTGGAATAAAATAGAAAATCCAACTCCTAATTTCCATCTGCCTCAATTCTTTGGCGAAATGGTTTTTGGTTAGGCGTGGAATCTAATTCCGGTCCATTTTTTTAGCGCCAGCTTTTTAACTAAGGATTTTGTTTGACACGGTTAGGCTATTTGACGTCTGATGTAGCAATTGTGTCGAAATCTGTAGTGTAAAACTTTTTTAGCGTCACAGTAGAAGCAATATTTTTTTTAATTTAATTTGGTGTTTCTTAAAATATTGTTTCTTAGTGTTTTGTGTAAGGTAAAGAAGTCGATGAACAAAATTATTCTTTCGTTATATCAAAGAATGTTACCTTTGTGACCTTGATGAGTGCAGTTAATGAAAATGTGAAAAAAATCAACTAATTATTCTTAGTAATTGTTGTAAGTTACATTTTTATAAGTTATCTTTGCACCTCAATAATTGAATATACGTAATCATAATAATAATGAAAAAAGATTTGCATCCTTCAAATTACAGATTAGTTGTATTTAAAGATATGTCAAATGACTATGCTTTTATTACAAAATCTTGTGTTGATACTAAAGAAACTATCACATGGGAAGATGGTAATGAGTATCCAGTTGTAAAACTAGAGATCTCTCACACATCACACCCTTTCTATACAGGTAAAATGAAATTGGTTGATACTGCCGGTCGTATCGATAAATTCCGTAGCCGTTACAACAAAAAATAATTGTAGCAGATCTGTATATTACAATATTAAAAACTCGATAAATATGATTTGTCGAGTTTTTTTTATTATTTTTAGGTTGTGAAAATCTCCTTTACCGATTGCTTTGATGCTATCCATATGTTGGACAGGCATATTTCCAATTTGACTACTTTCAACAAAAAGGCTCTTTATCCCCTCACTTTCATTAAATCTTGTTTAGATCTGCGGGTCGGTGTGCTCACTTTACGAGAAAAATGGAAAAAAATAGGTTCTACATATAGTGTTCAGTTCGTTGGCAACTGGGATCATGAGGAAGGGCTTATATTTGTATCCGAAAATCTTGTTCCTTCAACTGCATTAATGGAAGCGTTAAAAAAAATCGATATTGGTGAAGTACTGGTGCAGGATGGCTATGTGTTATGTTGTCGTTATACTTGTACTGGCTTTTACCGCGTAACGGAAATAGGATGTGATGTTAGTATTTTAAAAGGAGTCGAAGACCTGTTTTTATTGAATGGCCCGGAAATAACAAGGGATTTTGATTTGTTGATTGAAGATGTTAAGTTGCCATGCATATCTGAAACAAATCAAGTGCTGGGTAATCATATTTTTATTGCGCATAATGTTAGCATGGAATGTGCAACACTTAATTCACTTCACGGTCCAATATATATTGATGAAGGTGTTACAATCATGGAAGGAGCTCATTTACGTGGTCCTTTATACCTTGGGAGAGGATCGGTTGTAAAAATGGGAACTACCATTTATGGTAATGTTTCTGTGGGAGAACAGGCGGTGGTCGGTGGAGAGATCGGTAATTCGGTTATTGGTGACTTTTCGGCTAAGGGGCATCATGGTTATCTAGGCTGCTCAGTCATCGGGGATTGGTGTAATCTGGGGGCAGGAACATCCAATTCTAATCTAAAGAATAACTTGAAAACGGTCGCTATTTATGATTATGCGTTAAATCGCGACAGGGATACGGGGCTGTTAAAGTGTGGATCATTTATTGGTGATTATACGCGTATCGGCATTAATTCGGCTTTAAATACGGGTACTGTAATTGGTCTTGCAAGCATGCTGGCAGATACAAGTTTTTATGCTAAATTTGTACCGTCATTTGCCTGGGTGTTTGGAGGGCGTACAGAGACCTACGAATTTGATAAATTCATAGCATATTTGGAGGCTTTATATGCTTCGAAAGGGAAGGTGCTCACAGAGCAGATTAAAGATAAATTGATTCAACTTAACAAGAAATATAATTAAATCGTAAAATCATGCGTAAAAAAATCGTAGCTGGTAATTGGAAAATGAATTTGGACTATCAATCAGGATTAAGTTTATTTTCCGAAATTATCAATATGGCCAAAGATGAAGTGATTGGAAATCAAGAATTGGTTGTGTGCAGCCCATTTATCCATTTGTCAAGTCTCGGACAACTGTCTAAAAATGTGGCAAATGTAAATATCGGTGCACAGAATATTCATCAAGCTGAGTCTGGAGCCTATACAGGTGAAATTTCAGCGTCTCAGGTAAAATCAGTCGGTGCTTCACATGTTATTTTAGGCCATTCCGAAAGACGTGCTTATTTTGGTGAAACAGATGCATTATTGGCATCAAAAGTAGATATTGCTCTGAAACATAGCTTAGCTCCAATTTTTTGTATTGGAGAAACAAAGGAAGAACGTGAATCTGGTGCTTTCTTCGATGTTATTAAAACACAATTGACTGCGGGCTTATTCCACTTGTCGAAAGAAGAGTTTGGAGCAGTTGTGTTGGCGTATGAACCTGTATGGGCTATTGGTACGGGATTAACAGCGAGTCCTGAGCAAGCACAGGAGGTACATAATTTCATCCGTAAGGTTCTCGCTGATCACTATGGCCAGGAGGTTGCTGATGATACGAGTATTCTTTATGGAGGATCTTGTAATCCTGGCAATGCGAAAGAGCTATTTGCTCAGGCAGATATTGACGGTGGTTTGATTGGAGGGGCATCTTTAAAATCTAGAGATTTTATTGATATCGCTAAAGTATTTAACGGCTAATTTTTAGAAATGAAATACATAGAGGTTATCTTTCAAATGCGATCAGGTGAAGAGTGGCAAAAGGATTTGTTGATATCTGATTTAGCTGATATTGGCTTTGATACTTTTGAGGATACCGAATCTGGATTTGCAGCCTATATTCCGGCTGCAAATCTTGACTTGCAGGCGTTAGAAACGTTGATGATGCAGCCGTATGAAGGTTTAGAGGTCGATTATAAAGTGCAGGAAATAGAAAATCAGAATTGGAACAAACTCTGGGAAAGTAACTTTAACCCAATTGAGGTTGGTGGACAATGCTACGTGCGCGCCACTTTTCATGCGGCAAGAACGGAATTTCCATACGAAATTATTATAGACCCGAAGATGTCTTTCGGAACAGGTCACCATCAGACAACGTCGATGATGCTCCAGTATATTTTGGAGAATGATTTTAGTAGAAAGCAAGTTTTGGACATGGGCTGTGGTACAGGAATCCTGGCAATTCTGGCATCAAAGAAGGGAGCTGACGCTGTATTGGCGGTAGATTATGATGAAATTTGTGTGGAAAGTGTAATTGAAAATAGAGTGCTTAATCATGTTGAGGATATTAAGGCGCTCTGTGGGTCTTACGAGCTATTGGAAGGTCGGAGCTTTGATGTAATTTTGGCAAATATTAATCGTAATATATTGTTAGAGCAATTGCCGCAATATGGGCTGAGTATCCACACAGGAGGAGAGTTATACCTAAGTGGTTTCTATGAGCAAGAAGATTTACCAATCTTAATAGATGCAGCGACATTATTAGGTTTTGAGTTTATCTCCAATAAGGTTTTAAACAATTGGTGTGCAGCCAAATTTGTGAAACGGTAATTTACTATGCGGATTCATTTTATAGCGGTAGGTGGTAGTGTGATGCATAACCTTGCTATTTCATTGGCAAAACAAGGGCATCAAGTAACAGGTTCAGACGATCAGATCGTGGAGCCTTCTCGTTCTCATCTAATTGAAGCAGGATTACTTCCTGATCAACTCGGGTGGTTTGACGAAAGAGTGACTGAGGATATCGATGCTGTTATCTTAGGAGCACATGCACAAGCTGATAATCCTGAGCTAAAGCGGGCACAAGCATTGGGTCTCAAAATTTATTCTTTTCCAGAATTTATTCAAGAGCTTTCGCAAGATAAAATTAGAGTAGTTATTGCTGGGAGTTACGGTAAGACAACTATTACGAGCATGGTCATGCACGTGATGCGATTCTTAGGTAAAGAATTTGACTATTTAGTAGGAGCGCAGCTAAGAGGCTTTGATAAGTTGGTGGATATCACCAAACATAACAAGATTATTATTATCGAAGGAGATGAATATGTTTCATCTAAGATTGACCCTAAATCTAAATTCTTGTATTATAAACCCAACATAGCCCTGATTTCGGGTATTATGTGGAATGAGTTTAATTCGAAAATATCCCAAGAGGAATATATTAAACAATTTGAAGATTTTATTGATTCAATTCCGCCTAAAGGTACGCTAATATATAATAAAGAAGACCTCGTTTTACAGAAAGTACTGCAAGATACGAAAGATTGTAAGATCAATAGACATGGTTATAAAATTCCTGATTATACGATTAATAAAGGTGTAACGTATATCAATACGCCAGATGGTGATGTTCCATTGCAGGTATTCGGTAAGCACAACCTATCTAATATTGCAGGAGCATATACGATTTGCGAATGGTTGGGAATTAAAAAGAAAGAATTCTTTGAAGCGATCAAAAGCTTTAATACTTCGATTCGCTATTTGGAGTTTGTTGCAAGTTCTGAAGGATCTGTGGTGTATCAGGATTATGCTTGTAATGCGGATAAAGTCAAGTCAAGTATTCATGCCGTAAAAGAACAGTTTCCTAATCAGAAATTGGTCACAATTATTGAATTAAACTCGTATGATAGTTTAGATTCATCGTTTTTGTTACAATATGCGAACTCTATGAGAGAGTCGGATGTATCTGTAGTTTACGTGAATATAAATTCCTGTAAAGAACTTAATAAAGATATAGAAAGTGTCCCTATTAATATCAAGGATAGTTTTAATAGCCCTGATTTAGAGGTTGTTGTAAGCTTAGATGGACTCTATTCTTTTTTGGACGGTGTCAAGTCAAAGGGATACAATTTACTTCTTATGAGTTTAAATAATTATAATGGGGTTAATCTATCAGTGCTGGCTGATCGATTTTTTAGGGATTTTTAGAGAAAAAAATATAATTTAATGTAAATTAAGTTGTAATTTATTATTTTTGTTTAAAATATCTACCAGATGAATGCATTAGGAAAAAAAATCAGATTACTTAGACACCAAAAAGGGTGGAGTCAAGAGGATGTTGCAAAGCGATTGGATATCTCAATCCCAGCATTTTCTAAAATTGAAACAGGGATTACAGATGTGAATTTGTCTCGCCTGAATCAAATCTCAAAATTATTCAATTTGACAGTTGTTCAACTGTTATCTACTTCAGATTCTGAAGAAGATAAGGAATATGTAAATGAGGTAAATGCTTTGACGCAAAAATTACAACAACGCGATAGCGAAGTGATTGAATTGCAGAAGAAAGTTATTGACCTTTATGAGCAATTGCACAAGAGATAGGACATATTAAAATTGTTACTGAAAAGGCAATCCGTAGGGTTGCCTTTTTTTGTTTATGCAACTTTATTTTGGTCAAAAGTGATTTTGTTTTTGTTTCTTTGTAAATATTTTATCAAAAAATAAAGGTTGATTATTTATGGGGAGATTAAACGGGGATATTGCTAATAGCCCGTCGACTGATTTTTTTAAATCAAATGTGTTAGGACAGCGTTCGGGACTCTTTGTCCTATTCTTTACTGAGATGTGGGAGCGTTTTTCGTTCTACGGAATGCGCGTACTCTTAATGCAGTTTCTAACTGCAGCTGTCATTCAAGGTAGTCCATTCTCGGGATGGTCCTGGACAGCTCAACAAGCAGGTGCCCTTTATGGTACATATGCTATGATGCTCTACTTAACGCCTATTCTAGGAGGTATTATTGCAGATAAATATATCGGATCACGTAAAGCAGTTATCATTGGTTCAGCTATTATGACGCTTGGACATGCTGCGATGGCTTTTGATACCTCTATCATGTTTTTCTTTGGGTTATTTTGTCTAGTTATCGGAACAGGCTTTTTTAAACCCAACATGCCCTCTATTCTTGGAGAAATGTATAAAGATCTGCCCGAGAAAAAAGATGGTGCTTATACTATTTTCTACATGGGAGTGAATGCTGGTGCTTTCTTTGGCATGATGTTATGTGGATATATTGCTGAAACCTATGGTTGGCACTGGGGATTTGGATTGGCTGGTATCTTTATGCTTTTGGGAACATTGCAGTTCGTTTTCGCAAAACCGCTAATGGGCAATCTGGGTGTTTTGAATAAGTCTGTGGCTGAAGGGCAGAAAGTTGTTACGGAGGATACCGATACCAGAAATCCATTTACCCTGCGTGATTATGTATTGATAGCTGTAGTCTCTATTATTGGTTTTGTATACGCTTTTAACGATCCCTTGTCTAAGAATGGTATTGTGGACGTATTTTCTCGTTTGGATACTCCTTTTTTAAGAGGTCAGTATATCATGGTAATCGTAGCGTTGATTCTTTTTGTATATCTGATTGTTACTCGAATATTGCGTTACGATAAAGTGGTTAGAGACCGTATGTTTGCCGTAGTACTACTAGCCTTTTTCCTGGTGTTCTTTTTTATGAGTTTTGAACAAGGAGCAACGTCATTGGTTATTGTGGCAAGAGATAATATTGATCGAGTCCTTAGCGGGGCTGCATTGACAACTTTTAATGTGGTGAATGGCTTGTTAACCATCGTCCCTCTTTCAATTATTACTTGGGTTCTGATCAAATTGGCAAAAGTAACCTGGAATAAAATCGCGATCTCCAATATCGTCTTGTTCATTTGTTTTGGCTTGATTTGGGGGGCTGCTATTTGGATGTTATACAAAGAATTTAACAAGGAGGCGTCAGAAATTAAAGTCTCTTGGTTTTCAATCCTAAACTCATTTTTTATTATTGCACTTGCTTCTTCCGTATCCAAAATTTGGGAGTCCAAATACAATCCATCTGCGGCTTTTAAATATGGCTTTGGTCTGATCTTGGTTGCGATTGGGTTTTTGATTATTGGATTAGGATCGATGGGAATAAGTCAAGGTACTAAAATCTCGATGGTATTTTTGGTGCTAACGTATTTGTTCCATACATTGGGTGAATTATTTATTTCGCCTGTAGGTCTATCTTATGTATCGAAATTAGTGCCCGCACGTATGCTTGCTTTTATGTTTGGAATCTGGTATTTGGCAATCGCCATTGCGCAGAAGGTTGCGGCCGTATTAGGAGGACAGGTAGAGACCATTCAAGAGGAACATTCATTGAGCTACTTTTTCTTCTTGTTTACTGCAATTCCAGCTTTAGCAGGCTTGCTAGTAATGCTGTTTAATCCTTTGATTAAGCGATTGATGCACGGAATTAAATAATAAATATGTAAGCTTCTTCCACGAAAGAAGCTTTTTTGATTAATATAAATTAGTATGGAGGTTAGTACAAGGGAGTCGCTAGAAGAGATTCAAAATTTTGAAGGAAAGTATCCTAAGCAATTGTGGTATTTATTTACCATCGAGATGTGGGAGCGATTTTGTTTTTACGGCATGCGAGGTGTTTTGGTCATTTTTATGACAGATCAACTTGGGTTGTTTGAGAAGGATGCCAATCTTAAATATGGTGCCATACAGGCTTTTATATACGCCTTTACGTTTATTGGCGGTATCTTTGCTGATAAGATTTTAGGGTTTAAAAAATCCCTCATCTTTGGCGGATTGATTATGGCAATCGGCAATCTTATCATAGCTTATAATCCACACGACCTTTTTTATTTTGGTATTACTTGTTCTATTATTGGTACGGGCTTCTTTAAGCCTAATATTTCCTCAATGGTTGGTGAGCTTTACAAAGAAGGTGATGTTCGTCGTGACGCTGGATATGGGATGTTTTACGCGGGAATTAATATTGGTGGATTGTTAGGTGGAGCACTGTGTATTTATTTAGGGAAAAATTATTCCTGGAACCTATGCTTTTTAGCCGCTGCCATTGTGATGATCATCGGATTAGTGACTTATTTTTTAATTCGGAGATCAATTGCGCCGATAGGGAATTCTCCATTAGCACATCATTCAAGATCTTCTCGTACAATCAAGGAAAGTTTAGTCATTGCTGGGGCTATCGTCATGTTGCCGATTATTTATGTACTAATTCACAATAGTAATTTTACGGACTATTTTATGTATGGAATCGGTTTTGCTGCAATCGCGTACTTAGGCTTTGAGTTGACGAAATTGAATAATAGTTACCGTAAGAAAGTGATTGCAGCATTGATCTTCATTATTATGTATTTAATTTTTAATACAATTTATGAGCAAAGCGGCGGATCCCTTTCATTGTTTGCAAAGGATAATTTGGTGGACAACCTACTGTTTTTTAAAATAGACCCTAATATTATTAATAATAGTTCAAATTCCTTTTTCATTATTATATTTAGCCCTTTGGTTGGTTTATTGTGGGTATGGCTTGCTAAAAAGAAACTAGAGCCGAATACCATCATTAAATTTGGAATTGGATTTTTATTTCTGGCGTTAGGCTTTTTTCTTTTTTACTCTTTGAGATTTTTTGCAGATGCAGATGGTAAGTCGTCTTTAAATCTATTCACTTTTACCTGGTTGATTATCACCTTTGGTGAACTTTGTTTGGGGCCTATTGGAATGTCCATTATCACGAAGTTGTCACCACAACGTCTGTTTGGTATGATGATGGGCATGTGGTTTTTAGCGAGTGCCTATGGACAGTTCTTTGCGGGTAAAATCGGCGCAGAAATGTCGGAAGCAAATACGGGAGGGACATTGTCGTCTAAACTATTAGCTTACACAGATGGCTATAAAACGTTAGGAATATCTGCATTGATTGCTGGAGTGATATTAATTATCTTCTCTTCATTGGTGAAAAAGTTAATGCAGGAAGTACACTAATCCATAAAATTAGACATAAAAAAAGCTTGATTCAATAATCAAGCTTTTTTTATGTTATCCGTAAATCCATTTAAATTTATAATCTTTTTCCGGAACCTTCATACGGTCTGCAAGTCTAACCAAACGATCGGGTAGCTTAAGCAGATAATCTCTCGCTTTTTCTCCTTTATCATTCAGTCCTGTAATCTGATCGATTTTCCATTCACTATTCAGTTCTTTTAAGATATCAACGTAGTCCAAAGCTGTATATACGCCCAGCCGCTGTGCGGCGTCAGAGAAATGCGCAAATGCCTCTCCTTGAGGCTCGCCTGCTTCTCTTAAAAATTGGGCAGGCATAACTATTTTTTTACGCATCATGTCTTCAAATGCGATCATGACCTCACTTGGATCAACAGTAATTGCTTTTGAAATAAAAGACATATAGGCTTTGGCGTGACGTGCTTCATCAGAAGCGATGACACCACACATTTTTGCCAAAAGTTTATCGCCGCCTTTTTTGGAAAGGCCGGATACACGACGGTGGGAAACATTGGTTGCCAATTCCTGGAATGAAGTATAAATAAAATTCCGGTATGGGTCAGCACCAGTACCGATATCAAAACCATCTTGAATAAGGTATTGTGTAGACATTTCAAATTGGCGCATGTCTATTCTACCCGACAAATAAAGGTATTTGTTCAAAAGATCACCATGACGGTTTTCTTCAGCTGTCCAAGCGCGTACCCATTTCATCCATCCTCCCTGCTCGTTTTTGTCGACATCTTCTACCATAGTCAACCAGGATTCATAAGTCGGAAGAGCCTCCTCGGTGATGGTGTCTCCGACTAATACAGCGACCAAATCATAAGAGAGCTCCTTTGCACTTTCCTGCAACTCTCTTACTTCCTCAAAAAAAGTATCCCTAGAAGAATCGGGAAGAAAATCGGCAGGTTGCCACATTTCTTCAACAGGCTTCAGGTATTCGCTCATCTCATTGAGCATGAACGGTTCCAAATAGGCCATCACTTCTTTACGTGAGCCTTCTGGTAAATTTAGAGGTAATTCTTGCATATTATTACAAAGGTACTAAATAGCATCTATAATTTATAAAAGCTAACTATAATTGTTAAAACGGCAAATTTGCTTTTTTATTGGATAGCGTACCTGGAATGCTATCGATAATGACATAAAAAACAGATTGACCGTCCTGTATTCTATAAAATACTATTAACTTTGTATAAATTATTTAGATAAAGTTGGAAAGATTTAATATAGATAAAATACGTGCTGATTTTCCCATTCTCAAAAGAGAGGTAAACGGTAGGCCATTGGTTTATTTGGATAATGGTGCAACAACCCAGAAACCAAGCGCTGTTATCGATTCGATTGTTCGCTATTATACGGATATGAACAGTAATGTGCACCGT
The genomic region above belongs to Sphingobacterium zeae and contains:
- the prmA gene encoding 50S ribosomal protein L11 methyltransferase, encoding MKYIEVIFQMRSGEEWQKDLLISDLADIGFDTFEDTESGFAAYIPAANLDLQALETLMMQPYEGLEVDYKVQEIENQNWNKLWESNFNPIEVGGQCYVRATFHAARTEFPYEIIIDPKMSFGTGHHQTTSMMLQYILENDFSRKQVLDMGCGTGILAILASKKGADAVLAVDYDEICVESVIENRVLNHVEDIKALCGSYELLEGRSFDVILANINRNILLEQLPQYGLSIHTGGELYLSGFYEQEDLPILIDAATLLGFEFISNKVLNNWCAAKFVKR
- a CDS encoding Mur ligase domain-containing protein; protein product: MRIHFIAVGGSVMHNLAISLAKQGHQVTGSDDQIVEPSRSHLIEAGLLPDQLGWFDERVTEDIDAVILGAHAQADNPELKRAQALGLKIYSFPEFIQELSQDKIRVVIAGSYGKTTITSMVMHVMRFLGKEFDYLVGAQLRGFDKLVDITKHNKIIIIEGDEYVSSKIDPKSKFLYYKPNIALISGIMWNEFNSKISQEEYIKQFEDFIDSIPPKGTLIYNKEDLVLQKVLQDTKDCKINRHGYKIPDYTINKGVTYINTPDGDVPLQVFGKHNLSNIAGAYTICEWLGIKKKEFFEAIKSFNTSIRYLEFVASSEGSVVYQDYACNADKVKSSIHAVKEQFPNQKLVTIIELNSYDSLDSSFLLQYANSMRESDVSVVYVNINSCKELNKDIESVPINIKDSFNSPDLEVVVSLDGLYSFLDGVKSKGYNLLLMSLNNYNGVNLSVLADRFFRDF
- a CDS encoding helix-turn-helix domain-containing protein translates to MNALGKKIRLLRHQKGWSQEDVAKRLDISIPAFSKIETGITDVNLSRLNQISKLFNLTVVQLLSTSDSEEDKEYVNEVNALTQKLQQRDSEVIELQKKVIDLYEQLHKR
- a CDS encoding peptide MFS transporter; its protein translation is MGRLNGDIANSPSTDFFKSNVLGQRSGLFVLFFTEMWERFSFYGMRVLLMQFLTAAVIQGSPFSGWSWTAQQAGALYGTYAMMLYLTPILGGIIADKYIGSRKAVIIGSAIMTLGHAAMAFDTSIMFFFGLFCLVIGTGFFKPNMPSILGEMYKDLPEKKDGAYTIFYMGVNAGAFFGMMLCGYIAETYGWHWGFGLAGIFMLLGTLQFVFAKPLMGNLGVLNKSVAEGQKVVTEDTDTRNPFTLRDYVLIAVVSIIGFVYAFNDPLSKNGIVDVFSRLDTPFLRGQYIMVIVALILFVYLIVTRILRYDKVVRDRMFAVVLLAFFLVFFFMSFEQGATSLVIVARDNIDRVLSGAALTTFNVVNGLLTIVPLSIITWVLIKLAKVTWNKIAISNIVLFICFGLIWGAAIWMLYKEFNKEASEIKVSWFSILNSFFIIALASSVSKIWESKYNPSAAFKYGFGLILVAIGFLIIGLGSMGISQGTKISMVFLVLTYLFHTLGELFISPVGLSYVSKLVPARMLAFMFGIWYLAIAIAQKVAAVLGGQVETIQEEHSLSYFFFLFTAIPALAGLLVMLFNPLIKRLMHGIK
- a CDS encoding peptide MFS transporter yields the protein MEVSTRESLEEIQNFEGKYPKQLWYLFTIEMWERFCFYGMRGVLVIFMTDQLGLFEKDANLKYGAIQAFIYAFTFIGGIFADKILGFKKSLIFGGLIMAIGNLIIAYNPHDLFYFGITCSIIGTGFFKPNISSMVGELYKEGDVRRDAGYGMFYAGINIGGLLGGALCIYLGKNYSWNLCFLAAAIVMIIGLVTYFLIRRSIAPIGNSPLAHHSRSSRTIKESLVIAGAIVMLPIIYVLIHNSNFTDYFMYGIGFAAIAYLGFELTKLNNSYRKKVIAALIFIIMYLIFNTIYEQSGGSLSLFAKDNLVDNLLFFKIDPNIINNSSNSFFIIIFSPLVGLLWVWLAKKKLEPNTIIKFGIGFLFLALGFFLFYSLRFFADADGKSSLNLFTFTWLIITFGELCLGPIGMSIITKLSPQRLFGMMMGMWFLASAYGQFFAGKIGAEMSEANTGGTLSSKLLAYTDGYKTLGISALIAGVILIIFSSLVKKLMQEVH